The genome window CGTGGGAGTTTTCAAAGATTAATTCTTCTCCAATGAAACCTTATTATCTCACAACTTTTTTCCCTGGTTCGGAGAAGCAGGAGTTTATGCTTGTCAGCCCTATGAGTCCGGCGGGAAGGGCTAACCTTCGGGCGCTGGCCGTTGCCGGCTGTGACGGAGATAATTACGGAAAAATCTATATGTATAACTTCCCGAAAGGAAAGCAGATCAGCGGACCTTCTCAAGTAGAAGCGCTTATAGCCCAAAACGCGTTGATATCTCAAAAACTGACATTATGGGGACAGGGAGGATCTGAAGTTAAACTCGGCCGTATGATTATACTACCTGCGGGAAACTCAATTTTATATATTCAGCCCCTTTACCTTATATCAACTGCCGGAACAAAAATTCCCGAGCTTAAGCGGCTTATTGTATCCCGGGAGAATATCGTCGCAATGGAGAGCACATTGGAGGCGGGTATTAAAGATATTGATATCAGGATGAAGGCCATGCTTGAGAGAATGAGGAACCGTTATAAGATACTCCCTGTAAAACCTGAGAAAGAGCCTGAAAAAAAAAAGCCTGAATCCACGCCGGAAGATAGGGACGGCAATAGCGGCGATTCTGATGTAGAACAACATTCAATATAAAAAAGTGATTAAATTGTTATGAAAATAAAGACGGATTTTTTGATAATCGGAAGTGGTGTAGCCGGCCTCTCATTTGCATTGAAAGTGGCGGAATTCGGGAGTGTGGCACTGGTAACAAAAAAAGATGTGGAGGACAGCAACACCCAGCGCGCCCAGGGTGGAATAGCTTCGGTTTTTGGGGATATGGATTCTTTCGATCTGCATATCCAGGATACCCTTGCATCCGGAGACGGACTATGCTCTGTGGAAGTGGTTGAGATGGTAGTAAAAAACGGTCCTTCGAGAATTCGTGAACTGATAGACCTTGGGGTCAGATTTAACATCAGCGGAAATAATTCTGATGATAACGCCTCCTGTGACCTCGATCTTGGACGGGAAGGGGGGCATTCGGAAAAACGGATCGTGCATGCCCAGGATATGACCGGCCGGGAAGTTGAAAACGTACTTGTTGATCATGCCCGGAATCATAAAAATATAACACTTTATGAGAACCATATTGCAATAGATCTTATAACCTGTTCGACCAGGATGAAAAGAGGACTTATAACCACAACCCATGAAGACTTTTGTTGCGGCGCTTATGTGCTCGACCGGGAGTCCGGCCAGGTCATAACATTCAGCGCGTCCATAACCCTGTTGGCCACCGGGGGAGCCGGCAAGGTCTATCTTTATACCAGCAATCCGGATGTCGCAACCGGCGACGGCATTGCAATGGGATACAGGGCAGGGGCCACAGTGGCGAATCTTGAATTTGTGCAATTTCATCCCACCTGTCTTTTTCATCCGGATGCAAAAAATTTTCTGATTTCAGAAGCGGTGCGCGGTGAAGGCGCCGTTCTGATAGATTCCGCCGGAAGGCCGTTTATGGAGAAGTATGACCCTCTTAAGGATCTGGCCTGCCGGGATGTTGTGGCACGCGCGATCGACACGGAATTGAAGCAGAGCGGCAGCGATTCGGTTTTTCTAGATATTTCACATAAGGACTCCGGGTTTGTGAAAGAGCGCTTTCCGAATTTATATAGGAAATGCTTGACCTTCGGCATAGATATGAGCAGTGAACCGATACCGG of Desulfosarcina sp. BuS5 contains these proteins:
- the nadB gene encoding L-aspartate oxidase, which codes for MKIKTDFLIIGSGVAGLSFALKVAEFGSVALVTKKDVEDSNTQRAQGGIASVFGDMDSFDLHIQDTLASGDGLCSVEVVEMVVKNGPSRIRELIDLGVRFNISGNNSDDNASCDLDLGREGGHSEKRIVHAQDMTGREVENVLVDHARNHKNITLYENHIAIDLITCSTRMKRGLITTTHEDFCCGAYVLDRESGQVITFSASITLLATGGAGKVYLYTSNPDVATGDGIAMGYRAGATVANLEFVQFHPTCLFHPDAKNFLISEAVRGEGAVLIDSAGRPFMEKYDPLKDLACRDVVARAIDTELKQSGSDSVFLDISHKDSGFVKERFPNLYRKCLTFGIDMSSEPIPVVPAAHYMCGGVVTDMFGRTDIKRLYAVGETACTGLHGANRLASNSLSEALVYADKAAKQALHEIKTKDFTSTPEPPQWDETGTIHSDECIMVSHNWDEIRRFMWNYVGIVRSNKRLDRARRRIENIQKEILAYYWDFKVAPDLIELRNIATVAELIIKCAMHRKESRGLHYTLQYPEKDDQRWLKDTVLRRPLVG